The DNA window TTCAAGAGCCGTTGATAACGTGAAAAAGCTGATGTCCTTATCATCTCCTCCTGATGCTTTTTTTAGTGTTAACGATCCTGTGGCGATAGAAGTAATTAAGACAATTAAGGAAATGGGATATAAGATACCATTTCATATTGGGGTAATTGGTTTTAATAACGAACCAACAACAGACATTGTTTCACCAAGATTAAGTTCTGTAAACATCCCAACTGTTAGTATGGGACAACATGCAGCTCAGGTATTAATTGAACAAATTGAAAATGATAACATGAGAATTATTACCGAAACACTTCCTTCGGAGCTGATAGTAAGGGAAAGTTCTAATAGAAAGGCTTTTTTGAGGGATAATAAGAAGTAGATAATTAATAATGAAAGCTGATTGTGTTAAAAATTAAAGTTGTCACGAGTCTGCTTAGCCCAATAGAGTCAAGCAATAACAACAAAATTTCATAATTGATAAGTTATACCAATTATTTATTGAATTTCTGCCGCTGATAGAAGTGTTACCCCGCAGTGGCAAAAGTCTGTTGAGCAAATTTACAAAGTGGCTTTTGCGAAGAAAAAGACCCCTTTGTAAATAGTTGCGAAATGCTTTTGCAACGAGGAGTATAAACGTATAGCAGCTTAGGGCAGCCTAATTATAGTATCATATTTATCGAAAAAAAAAGAGGCTGTAAAAAACAACCTCTTTTCTATATGTGTATTTAGCTATTTTAATTAAGCCAATTCTTCTTTATTTACTTTGTATCCCGAAAGGGCGTAGTAGATTAGGTAAGCTTCTCCAATAATAACAATTATCCATGTTAAAGACCATCCTCCTAATACATCGGCAGCGATACCTTGTACCCATGGAATAATAGCACCACCGGCAACACCGATCATAAGTGCTCCTGATCCTTTAGCTGTATACGGCCCTAATTTATCAATAGCAAGAGAGAAAATTGCTCCCCACATAATTGAGTGCATTAAACCAACACCTGCAAGGAACCATAAGTTTTCAGTAATCATTGAGATTGCAACTAAGATCAACGATATTGTTGAAGTGAAAAGTAATTGGTGGTTACCGGAAATTTTACTTAGGAATGAACCTAATAAACGACCAACTAACATACCTCCCCAAACCATCATTGTCATGATAGTATATTTTTCTTCAGGAAGTCCAATACTTTTAGCAAACATTGTGATATTGGAACCAACAGCTACTTCAACACCTACATAAACAAAGATAGCAACAACACCGAGTTTTAAGTGTGTGAAACTCCAAATACTCTTTACAAGTTTAACAGGATCAACTTCTTCGGCATGTTCAGGGTTTGGAAGGTGTAATTTACCAACAACACCTGTAACTATACCAACAACCAAAATTAATATGGAAAGAGGTAATAGTAGTTGAGCAACTTCAGGAATTACTCCTTTTCCAAATACAACGAAAGTCACGAAATAAGGAGCTATAGTTGTACCAATTGAGTTAGCAGATCCGGCAATACTTAAACGTGTTACTGCACTTGTTCCCGGAACAGCCATAATTGCAGCAAATGGATTGATTACCGTTTGCATAATTGCTAATGCAGAACCTAGTACAAATGAACCAACAAGGAAAATAAAGAATGCCTGAGGAACAACAGCCGAACCAATATTAACTGATCCCAAAGCTCCAGCGGCATAAGCAGATAACGCTTCTATACCCAATCCGGCCATTAAAACAATCATACCTCTAATAAGTGTTCCTTTATATCCTATTGTATCTGCCCATTTCGAAGCTGTACTCCCCAATGCAGGGTACCCCATAAAGAATGCAAATGTTATAAATGTAGCCAATGTGTTTTTTAGATCTCCGGCATCAGATAATAATGCACTTTGTAAAGGTGTTTGAAACTGCTGGTTAACTACAGTTAGAAATCCTACAATAAACATAAGACCAACCATTATCAGGAATGGTCCGGTATAATTCTTTTTATGATCGCTCATAGTGTAATTTAATTTTTAATAATTATCAATTCGATGTTATCTATACTTGTTTTAAGTAAATCGGTCGTGAATGTAAACATAAAATTTATGTACTTCAAACTTCGTTATCAAATTAAATTACACAGGCATCAACGGTAACGTTAACGGTAACGTTATTTTTAGCAAAGTTCTATATTAAACGCATCATGTTAAGGGATAATAAAATATTAAAATAATTTTACATCATATAGTATTAATCAAACTCCAAAATTTAAATGCGTATAACAGCTTTCCTGTTAATTATGATTAGCTTAATATTGACATTTATGTCATGTAATCAAAGCCCATCCGGCAATAATGAGTTATACTCTTCGCCGGACGGAACTCAAACACGTTGGATAAGTTTTGAGAACAAAACAGGAGCCAAAGGTAAAGCCGGAATGGAAAACAAAGGAGCCAAAGGTCATCCTTACGACCGTGTTTATGCCGGGCAATCTGTTGTATTATTAGAGCTTGAAGGTTCGGGTGTAATAAATCGTATGTGGGCAACTCTTACTGAGCGCGATCCTGAAATGTTGAGAGGTTTACGGATTGACATGTATTGGGATGGCTCGGATAAGCCTGCAGTATCGGTGCCATGGGGCGACTTTTTTGGTGTTGGACTGGGTAAAGCAGTGAGAAACGAAACCGAATTTTTCTCGAATCCGGAAGGAAGATCTTTTAACTCGATTATTCCTATGCCATTTAAGAAATCGGCAAAAATTGTATTGACAAACGAACTTGATCGAGATCTTACAAGAATATTCTACGATATAAATTATACTATCACTCCAAAGGCTGATGATAATGCTTTGTATTTTCACGCATATTGGAGCAGGAATCTAAAAACTACTCCGGGAAAAGATTTCGAGATTTTACCTAAGGTAGAAGGGAAAGGACGTTTTATTGGTTCGAATATTGGATTAAATGCCAACCCTGATTACGAGGATTCCTGGTGGGGAGAAGGAGAAGTAAAGATGTATTTAGACGGAGACAAGGAATACCCTACTCTGGTTGGTACCGGTACCGAAGATTATATAGGTTCGGGATGGGAACAGGGTGTTTACAATAATCGTTATCAGGGATGTTTAATTGCTGATAGTGAAAATAAACAATGGTCCTTTTACCGTTATCATATTCCTGATCCTGTATATTTTTATGACGATATTAAAGTAACTATCCAACAAATGGGTGGTGCGATGAAAGATAAAGTTCAGAGATATATAGCTAATGGAGCAAATCTTATTCCCGTAACAGCTCAAGTTGAGAACGATTCTATAAACATATTGGTTCACATGCTGGAAAAAGGAATTAGTATTGATGATCCGGAATTAATAAATGGTTGGACAAACTATTACCGTGAAGATGATGTTTCGGCAACAGCATATTTTTATTTAGATAAGCCGGAAAGTAATTTGCCTGAGTTAGGTAATGTAAAACTAAGAACAGAAAAATTAAAATAAAAACATAGCGGATTCCCATGAGGGTAATAAATGTTTTTTTGAATAAAATTATATAAACAATAAGAATTAATAGGGATGAAAAGAATAATGAAATCAGCAATAGTTGTTTTAGCACTTTCGGCAATGGTGGCTTGCGGAGGCGAAGACAAGCAAGTAGAAGT is part of the Bacteroidota bacterium genome and encodes:
- a CDS encoding MFS transporter is translated as MSDHKKNYTGPFLIMVGLMFIVGFLTVVNQQFQTPLQSALLSDAGDLKNTLATFITFAFFMGYPALGSTASKWADTIGYKGTLIRGMIVLMAGLGIEALSAYAAGALGSVNIGSAVVPQAFFIFLVGSFVLGSALAIMQTVINPFAAIMAVPGTSAVTRLSIAGSANSIGTTIAPYFVTFVVFGKGVIPEVAQLLLPLSILILVVGIVTGVVGKLHLPNPEHAEEVDPVKLVKSIWSFTHLKLGVVAIFVYVGVEVAVGSNITMFAKSIGLPEEKYTIMTMMVWGGMLVGRLLGSFLSKISGNHQLLFTSTISLILVAISMITENLWFLAGVGLMHSIMWGAIFSLAIDKLGPYTAKGSGALMIGVAGGAIIPWVQGIAADVLGGWSLTWIIVIIGEAYLIYYALSGYKVNKEELA
- a CDS encoding glycoside hydrolase family 172 protein; translation: MRITAFLLIMISLILTFMSCNQSPSGNNELYSSPDGTQTRWISFENKTGAKGKAGMENKGAKGHPYDRVYAGQSVVLLELEGSGVINRMWATLTERDPEMLRGLRIDMYWDGSDKPAVSVPWGDFFGVGLGKAVRNETEFFSNPEGRSFNSIIPMPFKKSAKIVLTNELDRDLTRIFYDINYTITPKADDNALYFHAYWSRNLKTTPGKDFEILPKVEGKGRFIGSNIGLNANPDYEDSWWGEGEVKMYLDGDKEYPTLVGTGTEDYIGSGWEQGVYNNRYQGCLIADSENKQWSFYRYHIPDPVYFYDDIKVTIQQMGGAMKDKVQRYIANGANLIPVTAQVENDSINILVHMLEKGISIDDPELINGWTNYYREDDVSATAYFYLDKPESNLPELGNVKLRTEKLK